A genome region from Erigeron canadensis isolate Cc75 chromosome 3, C_canadensis_v1, whole genome shotgun sequence includes the following:
- the LOC122590715 gene encoding probable serine/threonine-protein kinase SIS8 has product MEETQTDVAQTESPPPNATRDITGKNQNVSLVSPEGSFKFKRMHSELQLGDPTAQRVAQILWSTGNLDEPIPSGFYSILPERRLKEKFDLIPSLEELHALELEGYKLNVIVVDMHKDKKVSMLQQLALTLAKGLTSNPAAVIKKIGGLVCDFYKLPNVELNHAKGTWEEVYNVHNQGVQMLGQIKHGFCHPRAILFKVLADTVGLDCRLMVGLPKEGELERTDSHRHVSVIVDLNSTELLVDIVRYPGHLVPFSTKAVYMSHVYVIGQGDSGENDSCDSPIEPNSPVHGPAENSDECLLPGEPNAANAAWGRNKAAVTETSTPSSSPEHYLFRGHGRSMLGAHRDSPRDSGSEMTVSRSAGASPVGSRRRRRRSSATTIPEIGDDIVRVVRAMNDTLKRNHPPRELVDEHGTSPDHQDNSPGSHFHRRQASCPKAISLPSSPHKYSTHIHGSETNETENLEGNFDVITTWNKWLESSSFGNEPWFPYHEWNIDFSELTVGSRVGIGFFGEVFRGTWNGIEVAIKVLLEQEVSAENIEDFCNEISILSRLRHPNVILFLGACTTPPHFSLITEFMDMGSMYYLVHVSGLKKRISWRRRLKMLCDICRGLMCMHRMKIVHRDLKSANCLVNKHWIVKICDFGLSRVLTTENMRDCSSAGTPEWMAPELIRNEPFTEKCDIFSLGVIIWELCTLHRPWEGIPSAQVVRAVGHDNTRLEIPEGPLGNLIADCWAEPDQRPNCQEILSRLMSCEMLI; this is encoded by the exons ATGGAGGAAACACAAACAGATGTTGCTCAAACCGAATCACCGCCTCCAAATGCTACACGGGATATCACAgggaaaaatcaaaatgtttctTTGGTCTCTCCAGAAGGGTCTTTCAAGTTTAAAAGAATGCATAGTGAACTTCAGCTCGGGGATCCCACAGCACAGAGAGTGGCACAAATTCTTTGGTCTACTGGAAATCTTGATGAGCCTATTCCCAGTGGTTTCTATTCTATTTTACCT GAAAGAAGACTTAAAGAGAAATTTGACTTGATTCCGTCACTTGAAGAGCTCCATGCCTTAGAGTTAGAAGGGTATAAACTTAATGTTATCGTTGTTGACATGCATAAAGATAAGAAGGTATCGATGTTACAGCAACTCGCTTTGACTTTGGCTAAAGGACTGACTTCTAACCCAGCTGCAGTAATTAAAAAGATAGGCGGATTG GTTTGTGATTTCTATAAACTTCCAAATGTCGAGTTAAATCATGCAAAAGGAACATGGGAGGAAGTTTACAATGTACATAATCAGGGTGTTCAGATGTTAGGCCAAATAAAGCATGGTTTTTGTCATCCCCGTGCTATTCTTTTCAAAGTTCTAGCAGATACTGTTGGTCTTGACTGTAGGCTTATGGTG GGACTACCAAAAGAAGGAGAACTGGAGCGAACTGATTCGCATAGACATGTGTCTGTTATAGTTGATTTAAATTCTACTGAATTATTGGTTGATATAGTGAGGTATCCTGGACACTTGGTACCCTTTTCAACAAAGGCAGTATACATGTCTCATGTGTATGTTATTGGTCAAGGTGATTCTGGAGAGAATGATTCATGTGATTCACCAATAGAACCAAACAGCCCTGTGCATGGTCCTGCTGAAAATTCAGATGAATG CTTATTACCTGGTGAACCTAACGCAGCAAATGCTGCATGGGGGCGTAACAAGGCTGCAGTTACGGAAACAAGCACTCCCAGTTCAAG TCCAGAGCACTATTTATTCCGAGGGCATGGAAGATCCATGCTTGGCGCCCACAGGGATTCTCCCAGAGATTCTGGAAGTGAGATGACAGTATCAAG GTCAGCTGGGGCATCACCTGTAGGAAGTCGTAGAAGAAGACGTCGGAGCAGTGCTACCACGATTCCAGAAATTGGTGATGACATTGTAAG AGTCGTGCGAGCAATGAATGACACTTTGAAGAGAAATCATCCTCCAAGGGAACTGGTTGATGAACATGGCACTAGTCCAGATCATCAGGATAAT TCACCTGGTTCGCATTTCCATAGGAGGCAAGCGAGTTGTCCAAAGGCCATCTCCCTACCTTCATCTCCTCATAAATATAGTACTCATATTCATGGTTCTGAGACAAATGAAACAGAAAATTTAGAAGGAAATTTTGATGTGATCACAACATGGAATAAGTGGCTTGAATCGTCCTCCTTTGGGAATGAACCTTGGTTCCCCTACCATGAATGGAATATTGATTTTTCTGAACTAACCGTTGGATCACGAGTCGGCATTG GCTTTTTTGGGGAAGTTTTCCGAGGCACTTGGAACGGAATAGAGGTTGCAATCAAAGTCTTACTTGAACAAGAAGTATCTGCTGAAAATATTGAAGATTTTTGTAACGAGATATCCATCCTAAG TCGTCTTCGCCACCCAAATG TTATATTATTTCTTGGTGCTTGCACAACGCCTCCTCATTTTTCGTTAATAACTGAATTCATGGACATGGGTTCAATGTATTATCTGGTTCATGTTAGTGGGCTTAAAAAAAGAATCAGCTGGCGAAGGAGACTAAAGATGCTCTGTGATATATGCAG GGGTCTTATGTGTATGCATCGAATGAAAATAGTGCATCGTGATTTGAAAAGTGCTAATTGTTTAGTAAATAAGCATTGGATAGTGAAGATCTGTGATTTTGGGCTGTCAAGAGTACTAACTACCGAGAACATGAGAGATTGTTCGTCTGCAGGGACTCCAGAGTGGATGGCACCTGAACTCATTCGCAATGAACCCTTTACAGAGAAATGTGATATTTTCAGCCTAGGTGTCATAATTTGGGAACTATGCACTCTTCATAGGCCATGGGAAGGCATCCCATCAGCGCAA GTGGTTCGTGCAGTGGGTCATGATAATACCCGACTTGAAATTCCTGAAGGTCCCTTGGGAAATCTAATTGCAG ATTGTTGGGCTGAACCAGATCAACGACCAAACTGTCAAGAAATCCTGTCACGCTTAATGAGCTGCGAGATGCTGATATAG
- the LOC122590717 gene encoding peroxisome biogenesis protein 7 produces the protein MPVFKTPFNGYSVKFSPFYEQRLAVATSQNFGILGNGRLHVIDLSPAGPITEVAAFDTADGVYDVSWSESHDSLLIAAVADGSVKLYDLSLPPTSNPVRSLSEHTRETHSVDYNAVRRDSFISSSWDDTIKLWTIDRPTSVRTFKEHAYCVYSAAWNPRHADVFASASGDCTARIWDVREPGSTMILPAHEFEILSCDWNKYDDAIIATSSVDKSIKVWDVRNYRVPVAVLNGHGYAVRKVKFSPHRGSVLVSCSYDMTVCLWDYMVEDSLIGRYDHHTEFAVGVDMSVLVEGLLASTGWDELVYVWQHGTDPKAP, from the coding sequence ATGCCGGTGTTCAAAACCCCATTTAACGGCTACTCCGTCAAGTTCAGCCCTTTTTACGAACAACGTCTCGCCGTCGCAACTTCCCAAAACTTCGGGATCCTCGGCAACGGTCGTCTCCACGTCATTGACCTTTCCCCGGCCGGACCCATCACCGAAGTCGCCGCCTTCGACACCGCCGACGGCGTCTACGATGTTTCTTGGTCGGAATCTCACGATTCTCTCTTAATCGCCGCCGTCGCTGACGGGTCAGTCAAACTTTACGATCTTTCCTTACCACCCACTTCAAACCCGGTCCGGTCACTTTCCGAACACACCCGTGAAACCCACTCTGTGGATTATAACGCTGTTCGGCGTGATTCTTTTATTTCGTCTTCATGGGATGATACTATTAAGCTTTGGACTATTGACAGACCGACTTCCGTCCGTACTTTTAAAGAACATGCGTATTGTGTTTATTCCGCGGCGTGGAATCCCCGTCACGCGGATGTTTTTGCATCCGCGTCTGGGGATTGTACAGCGCGGATATGGGATGTTCGTGAGCCGGGGTCTACTATGATTCTCCCGGCTCATGAATTCGAGATATTGTCTTGTGATTGGAATAAATATGATGATGCTATTATTGCTACTTCTTCTGTTGATAAGTCTATTAAGGTTTGGGATGTTAGGAATTATCGGGTCCCTGTCGCGGTTTTAAATGGACATGGTTATGCTGTTAGGAAAGTTAAGTTTTCTCCCCATAGGGGAAGTGTGCTTGTGTCGTGTTCGTACGATATGACTGTTTGTTTGTGGGATTATATGGTTGAGGATTCATTGATTGGGAGGTATGATCATCATACTGAGTTTGCGGTTGGTGTTGATATGAGTGTACTTGTTGAAGGGTTGTTGGCGAGTACTGGTTGGGATGAGCTTGTTTATGTTTGGCAACATGGAACTGATCCGAAAGCGCCTTGA
- the LOC122592232 gene encoding senescence-specific cysteine protease SAG39-like has translation MMNTIRCCLSCVLPCGPLDVIWVVHSNGYIEEISATILASEIMNANPRHVLKRPASPSYTDESVVVCPPKIIILSPEVELQRFLQQAKSLVIRMSLNSSLTFVALLVIGMWACNVTSRTLNEDIMLQKHEQWMARYGRVYRDNEEKELRFKIFKDNVAYIEAFNNAGNRGYKLSVNAFADQSNEEFKASRNGFKFPSKLRSARTTAFRHGDVTAVPSSMDWRKKGAVTPIKDQGQCGSCWAFSTIAATEGITQLTTGKLISLSEQELVDCDRSGEDQGCEGGYMDGGFTFIVKNKGINTEAAYPYKAADATCNTKEEDVYAAKITGHEDVPVNSESALLKAVAMQPVSVAIDAGESDFQFYSSGVFNGTCGTELDHGVTAVGYGTSDDGIKYWLVKNSWGTSWGEEGYIRMQRDVEAKEGLCGIAMMASYPTA, from the exons ATGATGAACACCATAAGATGTTGCCTCTCTTGCGTTCTTCCCTGTGGACCACTCGATGTAATCTGGGTCGTCCATTCTAATGGCTATATTGAAGAAATCAGTGCCACCATTCTTGCCTCTGAGATCATGAATGCTAACCCAAGGCATGTGTTAAAAAGACCCGCATCCCCATCTTACACCGACGAAAGTGTAGTTGTATGCCCGCCAAAGATCATAATCCTTTCACCTGAAGTTGAACTTCAACGTTTCCTT CAGCAAGCCAAATCTTTAGTTATAAGGATGTCACTCAACAGCTCACTAACCTTTGTAGCACTGCTAGTGATTGGGATGTGGGCATGCAATGTTACATCTCGAACACTAAATGAAGACATCATGTTACAAAAGCATGAACAATGGATGGCCCGTTATGGCCGTGTGTATAGAGATAATGAGGAGAAAGAATTGCGCTTTAAGATATTCAAGGACAATGTAGCCTACATAGAAGCGTTCAACAACGCTGGGAATCGTGGCTACAAACTGAGTGTCAACGCGTTTGCAGACCAATCAAACGAGGAGTTTAAAGCCTCTCGTAACGGATTCAAGTTTCCATCCAAGCTGAGATCCGCTCGAACCACAGCATTCAGACATGGGGATGTGACGGCGGTCCCATCTAGCATGGACTGGAGGAAGAAAGGAGCCGTTACCCCAATTAAGGATCAAGGTCAATGTG GGAGCTGCTGGGCTTTTTCGACGATAGCTGCTACTGAAGGAATTACTCAACTCACCACTGGGAAACTGATTTCACTATCGGAACAAGAGCTGGTAGATTGTGACAGGAGTGGAGAAGACCAAGGGTGTGAAGGTGGGTACATGGACGGTGGATTCACATTTATTGTCAAAAACAAAGGCATCAACACAGAGGCTGCGTACCCTTACAAGGCAGCAGATGCAACTTGCAACACAAAAGAGGAAGACGTATATGCAGCCAAGATCACGGGACATGAGGACGTACCTGTTAACAGCGAGTCAGCTTTGTTGAAGGCTGTTGCTATGCAGCCTGTTTCTGTTGCCATCGACGCTGGAGAGTCTGACTTCCAGTTTTATTCCAGTGGTGTATTTAATGGAACCTGCGGTACTGAATTAGACCACGGGGTTACAGCGGTTGGATATGGAACAAGTGATGATGGGATCAAGTACTGGCTCGTGAAGAACTCTTGGGGCACCAGTTGGGGCGAAGAGGGATACATCAGGATGCAGAGAGATGTGGAAGCTAAGGAAGGGCTATGTGGCATTGCTATGATGGCTTCTTATCCAACTGCTTAA